A portion of the Streptosporangiales bacterium genome contains these proteins:
- a CDS encoding DegV family EDD domain-containing protein has product MGHRVAVVTDSTAYLPPDVVALHDITVVPLQVLVDAVPGDDGVDITALDVAEALRAKRRVTTSRPNPERFVHAYEEAARAGASAVVSVHLSARMSSTLDSARLAAKSAPVPVEVVDSRRIGMGLGFGVVAAAEAAAAGADAATCAAAAAERSTSTDVFFYVDTLEYLHRGGRMGAATSLVGNVLMVKPLLRIHDGQIALLEKVRTSAKALVRLEEIAVSSASGAPGTVVDLAVQHLAAHERAGSLAESLRGHLPRCRRLYTGEVGGVVGAHVGPGMIAVTVSRHRA; this is encoded by the coding sequence ATGGGCCACCGCGTCGCCGTCGTCACCGACTCCACGGCGTACCTGCCGCCCGACGTCGTGGCGCTCCACGACATCACCGTCGTGCCCCTGCAGGTGCTCGTCGACGCGGTGCCGGGCGACGACGGCGTCGACATCACGGCGCTCGACGTGGCCGAGGCGTTGCGCGCCAAGCGGCGCGTGACGACGTCGCGGCCCAACCCGGAGAGGTTCGTCCACGCATACGAGGAGGCGGCACGTGCCGGAGCCTCGGCGGTCGTCTCCGTTCACCTGTCGGCCCGGATGTCGAGCACGCTGGACAGCGCGCGGCTCGCCGCGAAGTCCGCGCCGGTGCCGGTCGAGGTCGTCGACTCGCGCCGCATCGGCATGGGCCTCGGCTTCGGCGTGGTCGCGGCGGCGGAGGCCGCCGCGGCGGGTGCGGACGCGGCGACATGCGCTGCGGCCGCGGCGGAACGGTCGACGTCCACCGACGTGTTCTTCTACGTCGACACGCTGGAGTACCTGCACCGCGGCGGCCGGATGGGCGCCGCGACGAGCCTCGTCGGCAACGTGCTCATGGTGAAGCCGTTGCTGCGCATCCACGACGGCCAGATCGCGTTGCTGGAGAAGGTGCGCACCTCGGCCAAGGCGCTCGTCCGGCTGGAGGAGATCGCCGTGTCGTCGGCGTCCGGCGCTCCCGGCACCGTGGTCGACCTCGCCGTCCAGCACCTCGCCGCCCACGAGCGCGCGGGGAGCCTCGCCGAGAGCCTGCGGGGGCACCTGCCCCGCTGCCGGCGTCTCTACACCGGCGAGGTCGGCGGCGTCGTCGGCGCGCACGTCGGGCCCGGCATGATCGCAGTGACGGTGTCACGCCACCGCGCCTGA
- a CDS encoding ABC transporter permease subunit, with translation MHKLAQRRIVIPFLLPALALLGVFFVYPLVRTVGISLSEFSRTGRSTFAGLANYQQLFGDPAYYNALQNTFMLTFVGGCMLFPPAIAIAWGLSQRLHGERFFRFIVFAPIVLSVAVVSLLWKFLYHPTLGLINPALKGVGLDVLARTWLGDPATALPAVAFTSVWHGIGIWVVLLCAGFERLPKDVLEAGRIDGAGEWRLFWTVMLPMMRDLFRVLIVLWIVQSMQAFAFVFIMTDGGPFKSTEIVGTLMYRAAFDHIEFGYAAAMGVVLIVLMLVIAQVLNKVLKRDDVQY, from the coding sequence ATGCACAAGCTCGCGCAACGCAGGATCGTCATCCCGTTCCTGCTGCCCGCGCTCGCCCTGCTCGGCGTCTTCTTCGTCTACCCGCTCGTCAGGACCGTCGGCATCTCGCTCAGCGAGTTCTCCCGCACCGGGCGGTCGACGTTCGCCGGCCTCGCCAACTATCAGCAGCTGTTCGGCGACCCCGCCTACTACAACGCGCTGCAGAACACGTTCATGCTCACGTTCGTCGGCGGCTGCATGCTCTTCCCGCCGGCGATCGCCATCGCGTGGGGACTGAGCCAGCGCCTGCACGGTGAGCGCTTCTTCCGGTTCATCGTGTTCGCGCCGATCGTGCTGTCGGTCGCGGTGGTGTCGCTGCTGTGGAAGTTCCTCTACCACCCGACGCTCGGCCTGATCAACCCCGCGCTGAAGGGCGTCGGCCTCGACGTGCTCGCGCGTACCTGGCTGGGTGACCCCGCCACCGCGCTGCCCGCGGTCGCGTTCACCTCGGTGTGGCACGGCATCGGGATCTGGGTGGTCCTGCTCTGTGCCGGCTTCGAGCGGTTGCCGAAGGACGTGCTCGAAGCGGGGCGCATCGACGGCGCGGGCGAGTGGCGGCTGTTCTGGACGGTGATGCTGCCGATGATGCGCGACCTGTTCCGCGTGCTCATCGTGCTGTGGATCGTGCAGAGCATGCAGGCGTTCGCGTTCGTCTTCATCATGACCGACGGTGGCCCGTTCAAGTCCACGGAGATCGTGGGCACGCTGATGTACCGAGCCGCGTTCGACCACATCGAGTTCGGTTACGCGGCGGCGATGGGCGTCGTCCTCATCGTCCTGATGCTCGTCATCGCCCAGGTCCTGAACAAGGTGTTGAAACGTGACGACGTCCAGTACTAG
- a CDS encoding ABC transporter permease subunit produces MTTSSTRRTKREARAPFRRYHLFFYLLLGSIAFSTISAFVWVFNASMKSNREFIGTPPWSAADTWRWENYANAWNNANVGAFFGNSILVSVTATVLGVALSAFAAYPIARIPFRVNNLVLSLFLAGLMVPWMVTFIPLYLTLQELGLLDSRTGLILVYATYNLPLNVFVLVGFMKTLPYELEEAAAVDGAGPTRTFVQIILPLLGPALASVSIISFLNNWNEFFYALVFIHSPEYMTLPLGLFQLGQSADYGTNWVTLFAGMMVTVVPVLIVFALLQDHVTKGLTTGALKG; encoded by the coding sequence GTGACGACGTCCAGTACTAGGCGTACGAAGCGGGAGGCGCGCGCGCCGTTCCGCCGCTACCACCTGTTCTTCTACCTGCTGCTCGGGTCCATCGCGTTCTCCACGATCAGCGCGTTCGTCTGGGTGTTCAACGCCTCGATGAAGAGCAACAGGGAGTTCATCGGCACTCCCCCGTGGAGCGCCGCCGACACCTGGCGGTGGGAGAACTACGCGAACGCGTGGAACAACGCCAACGTCGGCGCGTTCTTCGGCAACAGCATCCTCGTCAGCGTCACCGCGACGGTGCTCGGCGTCGCCCTGTCGGCGTTCGCCGCGTACCCGATCGCGCGCATCCCGTTCCGGGTCAACAACCTCGTGCTCAGCCTGTTCCTCGCCGGGCTGATGGTGCCGTGGATGGTGACGTTCATCCCGCTGTACCTGACACTGCAGGAGCTTGGCCTGCTCGACAGCCGCACGGGCCTGATCCTCGTCTACGCGACGTACAACCTGCCGCTCAACGTGTTCGTGCTCGTCGGCTTCATGAAGACCCTGCCGTACGAGCTGGAGGAGGCCGCAGCCGTCGACGGCGCCGGGCCGACGCGGACGTTCGTGCAGATCATCCTGCCGCTGCTCGGCCCCGCGCTGGCGTCGGTGAGCATCATCAGCTTCCTGAACAACTGGAACGAGTTCTTCTACGCGCTGGTGTTCATCCACTCGCCGGAGTACATGACGTTGCCGCTGGGACTGTTCCAGCTCGGCCAGTCCGCCGACTACGGCACGAACTGGGTCACGCTCTTCGCCGGCATGATGGTGACGGTCGTGCCGGTGCTCATCGTCTTCGCCCTGCTGCAGGACCACGTGACCAAGGGCCTGACGACCGGCGCCCTCAAGGGCTGA
- a CDS encoding serine hydrolase translates to MPTPPPLTAALVRSAAAYAEHWLSFRRRYLRVPGVQAAVGFGDEEVLSTASGHADVESDVALTPDHLFRIASHSKTFTGTAVMQLAEAGALRLDDAVGTHVDWLEDACADLAPVTVRELLAHGGGVTRDGDDADHWQLDRPFPDEAGLRAVVERDGSVLPANTRFKYSNIGYALLGLVVESASGRSYNDYVRAKIVDRLDLTDTAPELDPARAGDLATGYSALSYADTRVPIDHVDTRAMSAATGFTSTARDLCRYLSAHVLGATRLLTDGSKRLMQRDEWEVKEGETWYGLGLSVSRTGDRRMVGHGGGYPGHATRSMVDPKAGLAVSVLTNAIDGPAAELATGVVKLIDLTADTDRDGDRDAVAPEVLDRFCGRFANLWGVLDIVRLGDRLYGLSPADADPAEEPTELAVEDADTLLIRESSGLRSPGERLTFEIDDRGVRAIRGRGGMTYYPYDEFSARMADRDRVRLAGG, encoded by the coding sequence ATGCCGACTCCCCCTCCCCTCACCGCTGCCCTCGTCCGCTCCGCCGCCGCGTACGCCGAGCACTGGCTGTCGTTCCGGCGCCGGTACCTGCGCGTGCCCGGCGTCCAGGCCGCCGTCGGTTTCGGCGACGAGGAGGTGCTGTCGACCGCGTCGGGTCACGCCGACGTCGAGAGCGATGTCGCCCTGACGCCCGACCACCTGTTCCGGATCGCGTCGCACTCCAAGACGTTCACCGGCACGGCGGTCATGCAGCTGGCGGAGGCGGGCGCCCTGCGGCTCGACGACGCGGTCGGCACGCACGTCGACTGGCTGGAGGACGCGTGCGCGGACCTCGCGCCGGTGACCGTACGCGAGCTGCTCGCCCATGGCGGTGGCGTGACGCGCGACGGTGACGACGCCGACCACTGGCAGCTCGACCGTCCGTTCCCCGACGAGGCCGGGCTCCGCGCGGTCGTCGAGCGGGACGGCTCGGTGCTGCCGGCCAACACGCGGTTCAAGTACTCCAACATCGGCTACGCGCTGCTCGGACTCGTGGTCGAGTCGGCGTCCGGCCGGTCGTACAACGACTACGTGCGCGCGAAGATCGTCGACCGGCTCGACCTGACCGACACCGCACCCGAGCTCGACCCGGCGCGTGCCGGCGACCTCGCCACCGGCTACTCGGCACTGTCGTACGCAGACACGCGCGTGCCGATCGACCACGTCGACACCCGCGCGATGTCCGCGGCCACCGGCTTCACCAGCACCGCCCGCGACCTGTGCCGCTACCTCTCCGCGCACGTCCTCGGTGCCACCCGACTCCTCACCGACGGGAGCAAGCGACTGATGCAGCGCGACGAGTGGGAGGTGAAGGAGGGCGAGACCTGGTACGGGCTCGGGCTCTCCGTCAGCAGGACCGGCGACCGCCGGATGGTCGGCCACGGCGGCGGCTACCCCGGGCACGCCACCCGTTCCATGGTCGACCCGAAGGCCGGCCTCGCGGTCTCGGTGCTCACCAACGCGATCGACGGTCCCGCAGCGGAGCTCGCCACCGGAGTCGTCAAGCTCATCGACCTCACGGCCGACACCGACCGCGACGGCGACCGTGACGCGGTCGCGCCCGAGGTGCTCGACAGGTTCTGTGGCAGGTTCGCGAACCTGTGGGGCGTCCTCGACATCGTGCGCCTCGGCGACCGCCTGTACGGCCTCAGCCCGGCGGACGCCGATCCCGCCGAGGAGCCGACAGAGCTCGCGGTCGAGGACGCCGACACGCTGCTGATCCGCGAGTCGTCGGGCTTGCGTTCACCCGGCGAGCGGTTGACGTTCGAGATCGACGACCGGGGCGTCCGCGCGATCAGGGGCCGCGGCGGCATGACGTACTACCCGTACGACGAGTTCAGCGCACGGATGGCCGACCGCGACCGGGTCCGCCTCGCCGGCGGATGA